A genomic segment from Pseudomonas sessilinigenes encodes:
- a CDS encoding non-ribosomal peptide synthetase: MDNTTALKIVKGFILLPLEKRQVYLQKMLEQGISPANLPIPEVRLSQERIPLSYAQQRQWFLWQLAPQSTAYHIPKALRLRGKLNVEVLQRSFDSLIARHESLRTHFVEDEDAAAQVVAPEASLELVRQSLPAQSSELQINTAVQDFVQVQTRQLFDLLAGPLLRVGLLQVAEDDHVLVMTQHHIVSDGWSMQVMVEELIALYIGYCQGQPAPLPALPIQYADYTIWQRHWMEAGEKERQLAYWTAQLGGEQPLLELPLDRPRPAVQSHRGGRLELILEQPLSAALSSLAQREGVTLFMLLLASFQTLLHRYSGQADIRVGVPIANRNRVETERLIGFFVNTQVLKAEIDGQMSFSQLLQQVRQTALAAQAHQDLPFEQLVEALQPERSLSHNPLFQVMFNHQVEAAGTGKPLNLPGLSIEALDSQGQSAQFDLTLDTVETQGRIAASLVYACDVFDAATVERLATHWRQLLQGVVRQPQQRIGLLPLLEADEQAQILGQWNPQQQAFSSRACVHQLIEAQAARAPQAMALTFGGQSLDYQQLNERANRLAHKLIEQGVGPNVLVGLAVERSLEMVIGLLAILKAGGAYVPLDPAYPQDRLQHMMHDSAIALLLTQEHLQQGLPAFAGRTWLLEQPLDGYRTDNPEVGVTPEDLAYVIYTSGSTGKPKGTLQPHHNVLRLFAATQAWFQFGSEDVWSLFHSYAFDFSVWEIFGALLYGGRLLIVPQEVARSAQDFYPLLCAEGVTVLNQTPSAFRQLMHVACNAEPEHRLRYIVFGGEALEVNTLHPWFQRFGDQRPQLVNMYGITETTVHVTYRPLSRADLSLAGASPIGELIPDMSWYLLDGNLQPVPKGCVGELYIGRAGLAWGYLNRGDLSAARFVPDPFGEVGGRLYRTGDLARYQADGSIGYIGRIDHQVKIRGFRIELGEIEARLLELPRVREAVVLAPEGPDGPQLVAYVVPAGLDWNSQDLVSEQLPLRDDIKAGLREHLPGYMVPAHVLFLQALPLTANGKLNRNALPPIDGSLLQQAHVAPRSERERQVAGIWAQVLKLEQVGLSDNFFELGGHSLLATQVMSRIRQELGIEAPLKLLFEGESLEDFVRLLGPETTQQLQPISLVDRQQPLAVSYAQERQWFLWQLDSDSSAYHIPMALRLRGDLDSQALQSSFDALIARHESLRTHFVESAQGLTQVIAAQARLPISQQDLSLLVEAGNTDDLIKQVIDTQVRQPFDLRQGPLLRATLVRLAADEHVLVLVQHHIVSDGWSMQLMVEELIKLYGAHSQGQQAELPALAVQYADYAAWQRQWMEAGERERQLDYWLQQLEGGAQVLDLPLDHPRPLQQSHKGARHGISLDGALPGALKLLAQREGVTLFMLLLASFQVLLHRYSGQADIRVGVPTANRNRVETERLIGFFVNTQVLKAEVDGQLSFSDFLRQVKGCALDAQEHQDLPFEQLVEALKPERSLSYSPLFQVMFNHQAAVRQDDQGLVIPGLQVQMLSGEESSTQFDLTLDTFESDDGLWASMTYATDLFEASTIERLAQSWLQLLQGIVQQPHQRLGDLPLLGAAEQNRLLHEWAPVAGEFPSDGCVQQLVEARVQAAPEAEALWFAGQCLSYRELNARANRLAHKLIELGVGPEVRVGVALQRTPEMVVALLAVLKAGGAYVPLDPDYPQDRLEHMLRDSQAQILLTESALLSLLPSVESLQTLQVDAQPGWLDGYSIDNPTPRGTPDNLAYVIYTSGSTGLPKGVAIAHRNVLALIDWSQRVYSSEDLQGVLASTSICFDLSVWELFVTLSSGGSIVLARNALELPELVDRDRVRLINTVPSAIAALQRSGQIPPSVRIINLAGEPLKQALVDSLYQQAGLVHVYDLYGPSEDTTYSTYTRREAGGQANIGRAISNTQSYILSPDLQPMPVGSAGELYLAGAGVTRGYLARPGLTAEKFVPNPFSSDGGRVYRTGDLTRYRADGVIEYIGRIDHQVKIRGFRIELGEIEARLVQQTAVREAFVLAHDGENGQQLVAYIVPSDAAMAVAGEVQAALRESIKTALKEHVPDYMVPAYLLFLEALPLTPNGKLDRKALPKVDAQQMQQVYVAPQSELEQQIAAIWADVLKLDRVGMTDNFFELGGHSLLVAQVVTRVKQQFGVDIPIKSLFGAESLAAFVEKVQALRQTTSSLQDELAKSLEALKRLSPDDLEKIIS, translated from the coding sequence ATGGACAACACCACCGCGTTGAAAATCGTCAAGGGCTTCATCCTCTTGCCCTTGGAGAAGCGCCAGGTCTACCTGCAGAAAATGCTCGAACAGGGCATCTCCCCGGCCAACCTGCCGATTCCCGAGGTACGGCTGAGCCAGGAGCGCATACCGCTTTCCTATGCCCAGCAACGCCAGTGGTTCCTCTGGCAACTGGCGCCGCAGAGCACTGCCTATCACATTCCCAAGGCTCTGCGACTGCGTGGAAAATTGAATGTCGAGGTCCTGCAGCGCAGCTTCGACAGCCTGATCGCCCGGCATGAAAGCCTGCGTACGCATTTTGTCGAGGATGAAGATGCGGCAGCACAGGTGGTCGCCCCCGAGGCGTCCCTGGAGTTGGTGCGCCAGTCGCTGCCGGCACAGTCGAGCGAGCTGCAGATCAACACGGCCGTGCAGGACTTCGTCCAGGTCCAGACCCGGCAGTTGTTCGACCTGCTGGCGGGGCCGCTGCTCAGGGTCGGCTTGTTGCAAGTGGCCGAGGATGACCATGTGCTGGTCATGACCCAACACCATATCGTTTCCGATGGTTGGTCGATGCAGGTCATGGTGGAGGAGCTGATCGCACTCTATATCGGTTACTGCCAAGGGCAGCCGGCGCCGTTGCCGGCGCTGCCGATCCAGTATGCCGACTACACCATTTGGCAGCGCCACTGGATGGAGGCCGGTGAAAAGGAGCGACAACTGGCCTACTGGACTGCGCAACTGGGTGGCGAGCAACCCTTGCTCGAGCTGCCTCTGGATCGCCCGCGCCCCGCGGTGCAAAGCCATAGGGGCGGGCGCCTGGAGCTGATTTTGGAGCAGCCGTTGAGTGCAGCCCTGAGCAGCCTGGCCCAGCGGGAAGGGGTGACCCTGTTCATGCTGTTGCTGGCTTCTTTCCAGACTCTGCTACACCGCTACAGCGGCCAGGCCGATATCCGCGTCGGTGTGCCCATTGCTAACCGCAACCGGGTCGAAACCGAGCGCCTGATCGGCTTCTTCGTCAACACCCAGGTGCTCAAGGCCGAGATCGACGGACAGATGTCCTTCAGCCAGTTGCTGCAGCAGGTGCGCCAGACCGCCCTGGCGGCGCAGGCGCACCAGGACCTGCCTTTCGAGCAATTGGTGGAGGCCTTGCAGCCGGAGCGCAGCCTGAGCCACAACCCGCTGTTTCAGGTGATGTTCAATCATCAGGTGGAAGCGGCGGGCACAGGTAAACCCCTAAACCTGCCGGGCCTGAGCATCGAGGCCCTGGATTCCCAGGGGCAGTCGGCGCAGTTCGACCTGACCCTGGACACCGTGGAAACCCAGGGCCGGATCGCCGCGTCCCTGGTCTATGCCTGCGATGTGTTCGACGCCGCCACCGTCGAGCGCCTGGCCACCCATTGGCGTCAGTTGTTGCAAGGCGTGGTCCGCCAGCCGCAGCAGCGCATCGGCCTGTTGCCCTTGCTCGAGGCCGATGAGCAGGCGCAGATCCTTGGCCAGTGGAACCCGCAGCAGCAGGCATTCTCTTCCCGGGCCTGTGTCCATCAGCTTATCGAGGCCCAGGCCGCCAGGGCGCCTCAGGCCATGGCTCTGACCTTCGGCGGACAGAGCCTGGACTACCAGCAGCTCAACGAGCGGGCCAACCGCCTGGCGCACAAGCTCATTGAACAGGGCGTGGGGCCCAATGTCCTGGTGGGGCTGGCGGTGGAGCGCAGCCTGGAGATGGTCATCGGCTTGCTGGCGATTCTCAAGGCTGGCGGTGCCTATGTGCCGCTGGACCCGGCTTATCCCCAGGATCGTCTGCAGCACATGATGCATGACAGCGCCATTGCGCTGCTGCTCACCCAGGAACACCTGCAGCAGGGTTTGCCGGCGTTTGCCGGCCGCACCTGGTTGCTGGAGCAGCCACTGGACGGCTATCGGACCGACAACCCCGAAGTTGGGGTAACACCCGAGGACTTGGCCTATGTGATCTATACCTCCGGCTCCACCGGCAAGCCCAAGGGCACCTTGCAACCGCACCACAACGTCCTGCGTCTGTTCGCGGCTACCCAGGCGTGGTTCCAGTTCGGCTCCGAGGATGTCTGGAGCCTGTTCCACTCCTATGCGTTCGATTTCTCGGTCTGGGAGATCTTCGGTGCCTTGCTGTACGGCGGGCGGTTGCTGATCGTGCCTCAAGAGGTGGCGCGTTCGGCCCAGGACTTCTACCCGTTGCTTTGCGCCGAGGGCGTGACCGTACTCAACCAGACGCCGTCGGCGTTCCGTCAATTGATGCACGTGGCCTGTAACGCCGAGCCGGAGCATCGGTTGCGCTACATCGTGTTCGGTGGCGAGGCCCTGGAGGTCAATACCCTGCACCCCTGGTTCCAGCGTTTCGGCGATCAGCGTCCTCAGCTGGTGAACATGTACGGCATCACCGAAACCACGGTGCATGTGACCTACCGTCCATTGTCCCGGGCGGACCTGAGCCTGGCGGGAGCAAGCCCAATCGGCGAGCTGATTCCCGACATGTCCTGGTATTTGCTGGACGGCAACCTGCAACCGGTGCCCAAGGGCTGCGTCGGTGAGTTGTATATCGGGCGTGCCGGGTTGGCTTGGGGCTACCTGAATCGCGGTGACTTGAGCGCAGCGCGGTTTGTCCCGGACCCGTTTGGTGAGGTTGGTGGACGGCTCTACCGTACCGGCGATCTGGCACGCTACCAGGCAGACGGTTCGATCGGCTACATCGGTCGTATCGACCATCAAGTGAAAATCCGCGGTTTCCGCATCGAGTTGGGGGAGATCGAAGCGCGGCTGCTGGAATTGCCTAGGGTACGCGAGGCGGTGGTGCTGGCCCCGGAGGGGCCGGACGGTCCGCAGTTGGTGGCCTATGTGGTGCCCGCTGGCCTGGATTGGAACAGCCAGGATCTGGTCTCGGAGCAACTGCCGCTGCGGGACGATATCAAGGCCGGGCTGCGCGAGCATCTGCCGGGTTACATGGTTCCGGCTCATGTGCTGTTCCTCCAGGCGTTGCCTCTGACTGCCAACGGCAAGCTCAATCGCAATGCTTTGCCGCCCATTGATGGCAGCCTGTTGCAGCAGGCTCATGTGGCCCCGCGCAGCGAGCGCGAACGACAAGTGGCCGGAATCTGGGCCCAGGTACTGAAACTGGAACAGGTTGGCTTGAGCGATAACTTCTTCGAGCTCGGCGGCCATTCGCTGCTGGCCACCCAGGTGATGTCGCGCATCCGCCAGGAACTGGGGATCGAAGCGCCGCTCAAGCTGCTGTTCGAAGGTGAGTCGCTGGAAGATTTCGTCCGCCTGCTGGGGCCGGAAACCACCCAGCAACTCCAGCCGATTTCCCTGGTAGATCGGCAACAGCCGCTGGCGGTGTCCTATGCCCAGGAACGCCAGTGGTTCCTCTGGCAGCTGGATTCTGACAGCAGCGCCTATCACATCCCCATGGCCCTGCGCCTGCGTGGCGATCTGGATAGCCAGGCCCTACAAAGCAGTTTCGATGCCTTGATCGCCCGCCATGAAAGCTTGCGCACGCACTTTGTCGAGAGCGCCCAGGGCCTGACACAGGTGATCGCGGCCCAGGCCCGCTTGCCCATCAGCCAGCAGGACTTGTCCCTGCTAGTGGAGGCCGGCAACACCGATGACTTGATCAAGCAGGTCATCGACACCCAGGTACGTCAGCCGTTCGACCTGCGCCAGGGACCGTTGCTGCGGGCCACCCTGGTGCGCCTGGCAGCGGACGAGCATGTACTGGTGCTGGTCCAGCACCACATCGTTTCCGATGGCTGGTCGATGCAGTTGATGGTGGAGGAACTGATCAAGCTCTATGGCGCCCATAGCCAGGGGCAGCAGGCCGAGTTGCCGGCGCTGGCGGTGCAGTACGCGGACTACGCGGCCTGGCAACGGCAATGGATGGAGGCCGGTGAGCGCGAGCGGCAGCTCGATTACTGGTTGCAGCAACTGGAAGGCGGCGCCCAGGTGCTGGACCTGCCCCTGGATCATCCGCGGCCGTTGCAGCAAAGCCACAAGGGCGCGCGCCATGGCATCAGCCTGGACGGCGCCTTGCCGGGAGCCCTGAAACTGCTGGCCCAGCGCGAAGGGGTCACGCTGTTCATGCTGTTGCTGGCCTCGTTCCAGGTACTGCTGCATCGCTACAGTGGCCAGGCGGACATCCGCGTCGGGGTGCCGACTGCCAACCGCAACCGGGTCGAGACCGAGCGTCTGATCGGCTTCTTCGTCAATACTCAGGTGCTCAAGGCCGAGGTCGACGGGCAACTGAGCTTTAGCGACTTTCTGCGTCAGGTCAAAGGCTGCGCCCTGGATGCCCAGGAGCACCAGGACCTGCCCTTCGAGCAGTTGGTGGAGGCCCTCAAACCGGAGCGTAGCCTGAGTTACAGCCCATTGTTCCAGGTGATGTTCAACCATCAGGCCGCTGTCCGTCAGGATGACCAGGGCTTGGTGATTCCCGGCTTGCAAGTGCAGATGCTCAGTGGCGAGGAGAGCAGTACCCAGTTCGATCTGACGTTGGATACCTTCGAGTCCGACGATGGCCTCTGGGCTTCCATGACCTATGCCACCGACCTGTTCGAGGCGTCCACCATCGAGCGTCTGGCCCAGTCCTGGCTGCAGTTGTTGCAAGGCATTGTCCAGCAGCCGCACCAGCGCCTGGGAGACTTACCGCTGTTGGGTGCTGCCGAGCAGAACAGACTGCTGCACGAGTGGGCCCCGGTCGCCGGTGAGTTCCCTAGCGATGGCTGCGTGCAGCAACTGGTCGAGGCCCGGGTGCAGGCTGCCCCGGAGGCAGAGGCCCTGTGGTTCGCCGGCCAGTGTCTGAGTTATCGGGAGCTTAATGCCCGGGCCAACCGCCTGGCGCACAAGTTGATCGAACTCGGTGTCGGGCCTGAAGTACGTGTTGGCGTGGCCTTGCAGCGCACCCCTGAAATGGTCGTGGCGCTGTTGGCGGTGCTCAAGGCCGGTGGCGCCTATGTGCCCCTGGACCCGGACTATCCACAGGATCGCCTGGAGCACATGCTGCGCGACAGTCAGGCGCAGATCCTGCTGACCGAAAGCGCATTGCTGTCGCTGCTGCCGTCCGTGGAGTCCTTGCAGACCCTGCAAGTGGATGCCCAGCCGGGCTGGCTGGACGGCTACTCGATAGACAATCCGACGCCGCGAGGTACGCCAGACAATCTGGCCTATGTGATCTACACCTCCGGTTCCACCGGCCTGCCCAAGGGCGTGGCGATTGCCCACCGCAACGTGCTGGCGCTGATCGACTGGTCGCAACGTGTGTACAGCAGCGAAGACCTGCAAGGGGTGCTGGCCTCGACTTCGATCTGCTTCGACCTGTCGGTGTGGGAGCTGTTCGTGACCCTGTCCAGCGGCGGCTCCATCGTCCTGGCCCGCAACGCCCTGGAGCTGCCGGAGCTGGTGGATCGTGATCGGGTGCGCTTGATCAACACCGTGCCCTCGGCGATTGCCGCGCTGCAGCGCAGCGGGCAGATTCCGCCTAGCGTACGGATCATCAACCTGGCGGGTGAGCCGCTGAAACAGGCCCTGGTGGACAGCCTCTACCAACAGGCGGGGCTGGTGCATGTCTACGACCTGTATGGCCCTTCGGAAGACACCACCTACTCGACCTACACCCGGCGCGAGGCGGGAGGGCAGGCGAATATCGGCCGGGCCATCAGCAATACCCAGAGCTACATCCTCAGCCCGGACCTGCAACCGATGCCGGTGGGCAGTGCCGGTGAGCTGTACCTGGCTGGTGCCGGGGTGACTCGCGGTTATCTGGCACGCCCAGGGCTGACCGCCGAGAAGTTCGTGCCCAATCCGTTCTCCAGCGACGGTGGCCGGGTGTACCGCACCGGCGACCTGACCCGTTACCGCGCCGATGGGGTGATCGAGTACATCGGCCGTATCGACCATCAGGTGAAGATTCGCGGCTTCCGTATCGAACTGGGGGAAATCGAAGCGCGGCTGGTGCAGCAGACGGCGGTGCGCGAAGCCTTTGTCCTGGCCCATGACGGTGAGAACGGCCAGCAACTGGTGGCTTATATCGTGCCGAGCGATGCCGCAATGGCGGTGGCAGGGGAAGTCCAGGCGGCCCTGCGCGAAAGTATCAAGACTGCGCTGAAGGAACACGTGCCGGACTACATGGTGCCGGCGTACCTGCTGTTCCTGGAGGCGCTGCCCCTGACCCCGAATGGCAAACTCGACCGCAAGGCCCTGCCCAAGGTCGACGCCCAGCAGATGCAGCAGGTCTATGTGGCGCCGCAGAGCGAACTGGAGCAGCAGATTGCGGCGATCTGGGCCGATGTGCTGAAGCTGGATCGGGTGGGCATGACCGACAACTTCTTCGAGCTGGGCGGCCATTCCCTGCTGGTGGCCCAGGTGGTGACCCGGGTCAAGCAGCAGTTCGGCGTGGATATTCCCATCAAGTCGCTGTTCGGTGCGGAGAGCCTCGCGGCCTTTGTCGAGAAGGTTCAGGCCCTGCGGCAGACAACTTCTTCGCTGCAGGACGAATTAGCTAAATCTTTGGAGGCTCTCAAACGTTTATCTCCCGATGATCTTGAAAAAATAATTTCTTAG